The following are from one region of the Trichoderma breve strain T069 chromosome 5, whole genome shotgun sequence genome:
- a CDS encoding methyltransferase domain-containing protein yields MPAATDDYVLGRDLHGSIRLEAQHLLFKMHNGYVLNPKIPISSDMKIAEIGTGTGIWLQDIASQLPETVQLHGYDVSADQFPPASLCPPNLTFATLDAFGDVPAHLVETYDVVHLRFWCAIIRGNDPGPLIRHAVRLLKPGGYLQWEDADIGKPVMRGDEAEAFHKLGTSVLRTFNVLLDWIGDIPNLVVDHGLTVVDSATSAFHSTLIPLTIRTYLAGWAELFQFVGKTKDPSLPTASECQRVLLELDAGVKHGALYYWLPVNLLARKPSTE; encoded by the exons ATGCCTGCTGCAACGGATGATTATGTGTTGGGGCGGGACCTGCATGGCTCAATCAG ATTAGAAGCCCAGCACCTCCTGTTTAAGATGCACAATGGTTATGTGTTGAACCCCAAAATACCTATTTCTTCAGATATGAAAATTGCCGAGATaggtacaggcacagg AATCTGGCTTCAAGACATAGCATCTCAACTGCCAGAAACAGTCCAGCTGCATGGCTACGATGTTTCAGCAGATCAATTCCCCCCTGCATCCCTATGCCCGCCAAATCTGACGTTTGCTACACTTGATGCATTTGGCGATGTTCCTGCACATCTTGTTGAGACTTATGATGTCGTCCATCTGCGATTTTGGTGCGCCATTATTAGAGGCAACGACCCGGGTCCTCTTATCCGCCACGCTGTAAGGCTACTGA AGCCTGGGGGTTACTTGCAGTGGGAGGACGCAGACATAGGGAAACCGGTTATGCGAGGGGACGAAGCAGAGGCCTTTCATAAGCTTGGCACGTCGGTTCTCCGGACCTTTAATGTCTTGTTAGA CTGGATTGGAGACATTCCAAACCTTGTCGTGGACCATGGGTTAACAGTTGTAGATAGTGCAACCAGTGCTTTCCACTCTACTTTAATACCCCTTACTATCAGGACATATTTGGCTGGTTGGGCTGAGCTTTTCCAGTTCGTAGGCAAGACCAAAGATCCATCCCTTCCAACAGCCAGTGAGTGCCAGAGGGTTTTATTGGAACTAGACGCGGGTGTTAAACATGGGGCACTGTATTATTGGCTGCCAGTGAATCTGCTTGCTCGGAAACCTAGTACAGAGTAG
- a CDS encoding bacterial extracellular solute-binding protein domain-containing protein — translation MSRFLTIALLLGQSLAYDTILGFNSHPLVETRSLDEIYHAALKEGGIVTVWHGGDEKDQQETLKSTFEDRFPGMTLNITVDLSKYLDGKIDQQLYNNDVSVDSIILQTLQDFPRWQQEGALLNYAPVGFDKVYPAFKDSISASWYGYSIFFWSISWNTEKLPNVKNISSYSNFLEPEFKNKLVLTYPNDDDAVLFAFYQIMQQLGTKWFDGLLKQNPRWVRGTATPLTLVSAANYSQSATFTSFGGFNPGKNIKIAFPIDANFVSWPQTAAILKNAPHPEGAKLFHNYLLSAEYQQTVSLSVRQDIKSSGSPYSDIMQTPHTNPTAFARFMEDRVTVERLRFFFENRLGSAQGLSPLIDDI, via the exons ATGTCTCGATTTTTAACCAtagccctcctccttgggcAGTCTCTTGCCTATGACACTATTCTCGGCTTTAATTCACACCCATTGGTTGAGACGCGGTCACTTGATGAAATATACCATGCTGCTCTCAAGGAGGGTGGAATTGTTACCGTGTGGCATGGAGGTGACGAAAAGGACCAACAAGAGACTCTAAAAAGTACTTTCGAAGACCGCTTTCCTGGGATGACCCTAAATATTACTGTGGACCTCTCGAAATATCTCGACGGCAAAATCGACCAACAATTATATAATAATGACGTTTCCGTTGATAGCATAATTCTTCAGACACTTCAAGACTTCCCGCGTTGGCAACAAGAAGGCGCCTTGCTCAACTATGCCCCCGTCGGATTTGATAAGGTATATCCCGCATTCAAGGATTCTATATCGGCTTCGTGGTACGGGTATAGCATCTTTTTCTGGAGCATCTCATGGAACACTGAAAAGCTACCAAATGTCAAGAATATATCTTCCTATAGCAATTTCTTGGAGCCGGAGTTCAAGAACAAACTTGTCCTAACATATCccaatgacgatgatgctgttCTCTTTGCGTTTTATCAGAT TATGCAACAACTTGGAACCAAGTGGTTTGATGGCCTTCTGAAGCAAAATCCTCGATGGGTCCGTGGGACTGCTACCCCTCTTACCCTTGTGAGCGCGGCCAATTACTCTCAGTCGGCTACATTTACGAGCTTTGGCGGATTTAACCCGGGcaaaaatattaaaattgCCTTCCCAATTGATGCAAATTTCGTTAGTTGGCCTCAAACTGCTGCGATACTGAAGAATGCGCCACATCCGGAGGGCGCAAAACTCTTCCATAACTATCTTCTTAGTGCCGAATATCAACAGACTGTTAGCTTGAGTGTTCGACAGGACATCAAGTCTTCTGGCTCACCATATTCTGACATAATGCAGACACCTCATACAAATCCGACGGCATTTGCTCGGTTTATGGAGGATCGTGTTACTGTTGAGCGATTGAGATTCTTCTTCGAGAACCGCCTGGGGTCTGCGCAAGGGCTAAGCCCATTGATAGATGATATTTAG
- a CDS encoding methyltransferase domain-containing protein, with protein MSQYDLIGASYNVVENLPYRAVEKYNVYMAIKPLLKPGTSVIEFACGTGFYSSHILTWGAAYVTGMDISPAMLESATNRLPSQVASGTARFVVGDGTMSTSFAPDDSYGHFDLAFGAWFLNYAPSKEKLIAMFESISLNLKSGGVFVGVVPHPTDDLAKRAEDYKNASLNQFFPRNEYLDELDSGDGWRLRVFLSNDGVDFMTWHMKKSVYEEAARLGGMKGKLEWRRETLGREVQREQFGLTADEWQVRVANPHCGILLVWKD; from the coding sequence ATGTCCCAATACGACCTCATCGGAGCATCGTATAACGTTGTCGAAAACCTTCCTTATAGAGCCGTTGAAAAGTACAATGTATACATGGCCATCAAACCATTGCTTAAGCCAGGTACATCTGTTATCGAATTTGCATGTGGTACAGGATTCTATTCATCACACATTCTTACTTGGGGTGCTGCATATGTGACTGGCATGGATATCTCGCCCGCGATGCTGGAAAGTGCGACAAATCGATTACCATCACAAGTTGCTTCCGGAACTGCGCGATTTGTAGTCGGAGATGGTACAATGTCGACATCATTCGCCCCCGATGATAGTTACGGGCATTTTGATTTGGCTTTTGGGGCCTGGTTTCTCAACTATGCTCCGAGCAAAGAGAAATTAATAGCTATGTTTGAGAGTATCTCTCTCAATCTCAAATCAGGTGGTGTATTTGTGGGAGTTGTTCCGCACCCAACGGATGACCTAGCAAAACGAGCAGAGGATTACAAAAATGCTTCCCTGAATCAATTCTTCCCGCGCAACGAATATTTAGATGAGTTGGACTCAGGTGACGGTTGGAGGTTACGGGTTTTCTTAAGTAACGATGGGGTGGACTTTATGACTTGGCACATGAAAAAGAGTGTGtatgaagaagctgcaaggCTCGGTGGCATGAAAGGCAAACTGGagtggagaagagagacacTAGGTAGAGAGGTCCAGAGAGAGCAGTTTGGTTTGACAGCTGATGAATGGCAAGTGAGAGTGGCAAACCCTCATTGCGGGATATTGTTAGTTTGGAAAGACTGA
- a CDS encoding cytochrome p450 domain-containing protein, with protein MNNAAKNIKAFEDIRSLHKKYGDIVRVGPRELSINRPSAISVIYEPPTRTTRSPWYAQVSNDVTKISLNSTRVLKVHKLRKKVWERGLSFRALAVYAPRIQAKVDLLLSKIANHCGRPIDMTEYAMFFGFDVMGDIGFSKDFHMLELESEHLAIKGVHESMLAIGVLGTVPWLLSMISKVPGAAASFSRFTTWCHRELQKKREDQDPRDIISWLLKALSEGDPSAPPGEIAIQEDARLLIIAGSDTTSAALSNALYYLASNPNSYQRLQAAIKEEFPGGINDWTYDKNIPYLDYVIQETLRLKPSVPGGLPRVTPPQGLMIDDDFIPGDTVIAVPTYTVQRDARFWSDADAFKPERWENLSTEKSPWIPFTRGQWACPGRNLAMMELRMALSHIALRYSMSFAHADASKIFDNGVMDTFTLTLPPLHLIFTPL; from the exons ATGAATAATGCTGCTAAGAACATTAAAGCATTTGAAGATATTCGAAGCCTCCATAAGAAATATGGAGACATAGTTCGAGTTG GCCCGCGCGAGCTCTCCATCAATCGCCCGTCTGCTATCAGTGTTATTTACGAACCCCCTACACGAACAACAAGATCGCCATGGTATGCACAGGTCTCAAACGATGTTACCAAAATTTCCCTAAATTCCACTCGGGTTCTCAAAGTACATAAGCTTCGCAAGAAGGTCTGGGAAAGAGGTCTTAGTTTCCGAG CTCTGGCTGTTTATGCACCACGAATACAGGCTAAAGTAGATCTTCTGCTATCAAAAATTGCTAACCATTGTGGCCGCCCAATTGACATGACAGAATACGCTATGTTTTTTGGCTTCGACGTGATGGGTGATATCG GATTTTCCAAAGATTTCCATATGCTAGAGCTGGAAAGTGAGCATCTCGCTATCAAGGGCGTTCATGAGAGCATGCTGGCCATCGGTGTTCTAGGCACAGTACCGTGGCTACTGTCCATGATATCTAAGGTGCCtggtgcagcagcaagcttttCTCGATTTACTACATGGTGCCATCGGGAACTGCAGAAAAAGCGTGAG GATCAAGATCCGCGAGATATAATATCCTGGCTGTTGAAAGCCCTCAGCGAAGGTGATCCTTCTGCCCCACCTGGTGAAATAGCAATCCAAGAAGACGCTCGCCTCTTGATTATAGCTGGAAG TGACACAACCAGCGCCGCTCTTTCAAATGC GCTCTATTATCTCGCCAGCAACCCGAATAGCTATCAGCGTCTTCAAGCGGCGATTAAAGAAGAATTCCCTGGGGGCATCAATGATTGGACATATGATAAAAATATCCCATATCTAGACTACGTCATTCAGGAGACATTGAGACTAAAGCCCTCCGTCCCAGGCGGCTTGCCTCGTGTCACGCCCCCACAAGGCCTTATGATTGACGACGACTTCATTCCGGGAGATACAGTTATCGCCGTCCCAACATACACAGTACAACGTGACGCACGTTTTTGGTCAGACGCCGATGCTTTCAAGCCCGAGAGATGGGAGAATCTGTCCACGGAAAAATCCCCATGGATTCCGTTTACAAGAGGCCAATGGGCATGTCCCGGTAGAAATCTAGCTATGATGGAGCTTCGCATGGCTCTTAGCCACATTGCACTCCGTTATAGTATGTCCTTTGCTCATGCAGATGCTAGTAAAATCTTTGACAATGGAGTCATGGATACGTTTACGTTGACACTTCCGCCGTTGCATCTTATCTTTACGCCTTTATAA
- a CDS encoding FAD binding domain-containing protein translates to MVVKAIYFATLATVLTGLVQNVDAACKCLYGDRCWPSDQAWASLNNTVSGNLIRTVPVAAPCYPGPHQDAEACAFIQANFHDSAFHAKFPGGYDFPHEWSCHVPGRNSSTCSLGDTAVYSINATTPAAISAGLKFAARYNIRVSVKQSGHDLLGRSSGRGGLLIWTHYLRDDPTKALEFNKTYIPTESCTDVQLGGDFYWGGSAARIGGGFTWGDVYPAAHDNGVVVVGGTCSTVGIIGGYLQGGGHGAAMHEYGLGSDQVLEFNVVLADGSKVLASPCSNPDLFQALRGGGPSTYGIVTSATVRTYPETPMVGLILQIIPQEGTDDLDAFLDAITTWYQQIPALLDGGVQGYAGWAAWDGKSSLGPPSRMLQQAAGVFNQTLEEVQRTMEPIMEKLAVFKSRGIDVSVDYLTFPDYYSYLTGLMHHDAEVGGGILMSSRLFGEKHLANNTSAVIDMTGGGAATKDLPLSGVNPVFRRALIINIVSRNWDSLTPYVDIAAAQKDVTYHKGKAQVAFAPDTGSYLNEGNWLDPDYLTNQFGAILPTLEAAKKNYDPTDLFYCPTCVGSQHWKEEEDGHLCTVKGSWWPFTRPVDWAEEL, encoded by the exons ATGGTGGTGAAAGCTATATATTTTGCCACTCTTGCTACGGTGCTAACAGGGTTGGTCCAAAATGTTGATGCAGCATGCAAATGT CTATACGGTGACCGCTGCTGGCCTTCCGACCAGGCATGGGCGTCACTGAACAATACAGTATCTGGAAATCTGATTAGAACCGTTCCAGTCGCAGCACCGTGCTACCCTGGGCCTCATCAAGATGCAGAGGCTTGCGCCTTCATTCAGGCAAACTTCCACGACTCAGCATTTCATGCAAAATTTCCAGGCGGCTATGATTTCCCACATGAGTGGTCATGCCATGTTCCGGGACGAAATTCTTCGACATGCTCTCTCGGGGACACTGCTGTATATAGCATTAATGCCACCACACCCGCCGCCATCAGCGCGGGGTTGAAGTTTGCTGCCAGGTATAACATTCGTGTTTCCGTCAAGCAGAGTGGTCATGACCTCCTCGGTCGTTCCAGCGGAAGAGGGGGTCTGCTGATATGGACTCACTATCTGCGAGATGATCCCACCAAGGCATTGGAATTTAACAAGACATATATTCCCACGGAATCATGCACCGATGTCCAATTAGGCGGTGATTTCTACTGGGGCGGTAGCGCCGCGCGCATTGGCGGAGGCTTCACCTGGGGAGATGTTTATCCAGCTGCTCACGATAATGGTGTTGTCGTCGTAGGCGGTACCTGTTCCACAGTTGGAATTATCGGTGGATATCTTCAAGGTGGTGGACATGGAGCAGCAATGCATGAATATGGCCTTGGATCTGACCAGGTCCTGGAATTTAACGTCGTTCTGGCCGATGGCTCAAAGGTCTTAGCCAGCCCATGCTCCAACCCAGACTTGTTCCAGGCTCTTCGTGGCGGAGGTCCCAGCACATACGGCATCGTCACGAGTGCAACAGTCCGCACATATCCAGAAACCCCCATGGTCGGGCTTATCTTGCAAATCATACCACAAGAGGGCACTGATGACTTGGATGCCTTTCTTGATGCTATCACTACCTGGTATCAACAAATACCCGCTCTTTTGGATGGTGGCGTGCAAGGTTACGCGGGATGGGCGGCATGGGATGGAAAGTCATCCCTGGGGCCACCGTCTCGTATGCTTCAGCAGGCCGCGGGTGTTTTCAACCAAACACTCGAAGAGGTTCAGAGAACAATGGAGCCAatcatggagaagctggcagTATTCAAATCCCGGGGAATTGATGTCTCAGTTGATTACCTGACTTTCCCCGACTACTATTCATACTTAACCGGACTGATGCATCATGACGCGGAGGTTGGTGGAGGTATCCTCATGTCTTCTCGCCTGTTCGGGGAGAAGCATTTAGCCAAT AATACATCGGCCGTTATTGACATGACTGGCGGTGGTGCCGCGACCAAAGATTTACCACTCTCAGGTGTCAACCCCGTGTTCCGCCGAGCGCTGATAATAAACATTGTCTCGCGCAACTGGGATAGCCTGACACCATATGTAGATATTGCGGCTGCTCAAAAGGATGTCACATACCACAAAGGCAAGGCCCAAGTAGCATTTGCCCCTGATACTGGTTCATATCTGAACGAAGGCAACTGGCTTGATCCTGACTATCTAACCAACCAGTTCGGGGCTATTTTACCTACCCTTGAGGCTGCGAAGAAGAATTACGACCCTACAGATCTCTTTTATTGCCCTACTTGCGTGGGTTCCCAGCATtggaaggaagaggaagatggtcACTTGTGTACGGTTAAGGGGAGCTGGTGGCCGTTCACTAGGCCTGTAGACTGGGCAGAAGAGTTGTAA
- a CDS encoding major facilitator superfamily domain-containing protein codes for MELDAEVAAEKPLGLVSMSPSDTTTADAAESLSNAEYRKLIWKLDVHLLPPLFVLWFISLIDRVNIGTARIQGLEKDLGMNPLTNQFNIATVVVFIGLMLAEVPSNWLVKRFTPSTVLCGECIILGIFTIVQGLLKNFGGLVAIRLIIGILEAGLIPGSIFLLSAYYPRYELQWRVSMLHVGNALSNAVGGLLAYAVASIHSSNGWHGWRWIFVIEGSITIALTLFCWPFMNNWPATAKWLKPSEKAVLEERIRLDGIIGHWKIYLSAFIIVGVISSVYSCTLFAPTIVSVLKPGSSPKKIQSLVIPIFVAASATTLACAYISDKLKHRAGVALAGCFIAIIGYIIILNQEHVSVNARYGALYLIASGSFAALPGAWILLLNNVSGSYKTAFAMGMEIGLGNGGGFVASFSFQSKAAPFYWTGFRTTFSLMCMAIGLICVYVAGLWYENRQKRLGKRNHLLEEEGDNLGDAHPHFIYTY; via the exons ATGGAATTAGACGCAGAGGTCGCAGCAGAAAAGCCTTTGGGCTTAGTCTCGATGTCACCCTCTGACACAACGACTGCGGATGCAGCAGAGTCCCTCTCCAATGCCGAGTATCGTAAGCTTATTTGGAAACTCGACGTGCATCTCCTGCCACCACTCTTTGTATTATGGTTCATCTCCTTGATCGACCGCGTCAACATTGGCACGGCGAGGATCCAGGGTCTTGAGAAGGACCTTGGGATGAATCCTTTGACCAACCAGTTCAACATTGCAACGG TTGTCGTTTTCATTGGCCTCATGCTGGCAGAG GTTCCGAGCAACTGGCTAGTCAAAAGATTCACACCGTCTACCGTGCTCTGTGGTGAATGCATAATTCTCG GGATCTTCACAATTGTTCAAGGCCTGCTCAAAAACTTTGGCGGTCTCGTTGCTATACGGCTTATCATTGGCATCTTAGAAGCGGGACTGATCCCTggttccatcttcttgctgtcAGCATACTACCCAAGATACGAGCTGCAATGGCGTGTGAGCATGCTCCATGTGGGCAATGCGCTCTCCAACGCCGTCGGTGGACTGTTGGCCTATGCTGTTGCCAGCATCCATTCATCAAATGGATGGcatggatggagatggatcttCGTCATTGAGGGTTCGATCACAATTGCCCTCACGTTGTTCTGCTGGCCCTTTATGAACAACTGGCCAGCTACAGCGAAATGGCTCAAGCCGAGCGAGAAGGCCGTCTTGGAAGAACGCATTCGTCTcgacggcatcatcggcc ATTGGAAGATTTATCTCAG TGCTTTCATCATTGTAGGCGTCATCTCGAGCGTTTACTCATGCACTCTGTTTGCCCCAACGATCGTCTCAGTTCTCAAGCCTGGATCCTCTCCGAAGAAAATCCAGTCCCTGGTGATTCCAATCTTCGTTGCAGCGTCAGCCACCACCCTAGCGTGTGCATACATCTCAGACAAATTAAAACACCGCGCTGGCGTCGCCCTGGCAGGCTGTTTTATTGCAATCATTGGCTATATTATTATTCTCAACCAAGAGCACGTTTCGGTAAATGCACGATATGGAGCCTTGTATCTCATCGCTTCTGGTTCCTTCGCGGCCTTGCCTGGAGCTTGGATCCTGCTTTTGAACAACGTTTCGGGATCTTACAAGACAGCCTTTGCCATGGGTATGGAAATTGGTCTGGGCAACGGTGGCGGATTTGTTGCGTCGTTCTCTTTCCAATCCAAAGCAGCCCCTTTCTACTGGACAGGATTCAGGACTACCTTTTCCCTCATGTGCATGGCAATTGGACTAATCTGTGTTTATGTGGCTGGCCTCTGGTACGAGAATCGACAGAAGCGATTGGGGAAGCGAAACCACCTCctggaggaagagggtgaTAATCTGGGAGACGCCCACCCCCATTTCATCTACACATACTAG
- a CDS encoding FAD binding domain-containing protein translates to MGSVQDREPIDIAIVGGGIGGLSLAIGLQQHGHIRIKFYEAASKFSEIGAGVFFGANSIRAMSLIHPTVGEAYARISTSVGWESKKDTYFDFILAHELHGLPTGTHIISPKLSATERHSTAHRAHFVDELIKLVPGSMAEFGKRLTDLSRDENRGKTVLKFADGTTAEADAVIGCDGIRSVCREFVLGKGNPLSQPVFTGKHAYRGLIPMDKAIAAIGEEKAQNRFMFIGKGGHVLTFPVANGDVMNVVAFSTTKSGVWEGEWVKRMERKDLAADFGGFGEECQKIFSLMESTDHWGIFDLSPDFPTYSSQDLRLLLLGDSAHACAPHQGAGAGQALEDAYILSHVLGECRSSSDLLAAFKAYESVRMPRAKFVQIHGRRQGELLDLQRPDIGDDLEKLKAVIDVPIREIWNCDLGAELEKALTAMKAELNKEGSEKRTVV, encoded by the exons ATGGGTTCCGTACAAGATCGAGAGCCTATTGACATAGCAATCGTCGGTGGAGGGATTGGTGGGCTCTCTTTAGCTATTGGCTTGCAACAACATGGCCATATCAGAATCAAATTCTATGAGGCTGCCTCTAAGTTCTCCGAGATTGGGG CCGGCGTTTTCTTTGGTGCCAATTCTATTCGGGCTATGAGCCTTATACATCCGACTGTCGGAGAGGCGTACGCTAGAATATCGACGAGCGTAGGCTGGGAGTCAAAGAAAGATACATACTTTGATTTTATACTGGCACACGAGCTTCATGGCCTACCTACCGGGACCCACATCATATCTCCCAAACTCTCGGCGACAGAGCGCCACAGCACGGCTCACCGTGCCCATTTTGTGGACGAGCTCATCAAACTTGTGCCTGGAAGCATGGCCGAGTTTGGCAAGAGGTTGACAGACCTTTCACGGGATGAGAATAGAGGCAAAACTGTACTCAAATTTGCCGATGGCACTACCGCAGAAGCGGACGCGGTTATTGGGTGCGATGGCATTCGGTCCGTATGCAGGGAGTTCGTGTTGGGAAAAGGCAATCCCCTCTCCCAGCCAGTGTTCACAGGGAAGCATGCCTATCGCGGGCTGATACCGATGGATaaagccattgctgccataggagaagagaaggccCAGAACCGCTTCATGTTTATTGGCAAAGGGGGCCATGTGCTCACTTTCCCCGTCGCTAATGGCGATGTAATGAACGTCGTTGCATTCAGCACTACCAAGAGTGGAGTTTGGGAGGGCGAATGGGTTAAGCGAATGGAACGAAAAGATTTAGCAGCCGACTTTGGGGGCTTTGGAGAGGAATGCCAAAAGATATTCTCG CTTATGGAGAGCACCGACCACTGGGGCATCTTCGATCTTTCCCCCGATTTCCCAACGTACTCGTCCCAAGATCTccgcctcctgctcctggGCGACAGCGCACACGCATGTGCTCCTCACCAAGGGGCCGGTGCCGGCCAAGCACTGGAAGACGCGTATATCCTCTCTCACGTCCTCGGCGAGTGTCGCTCGTCATCTGATCTCCTCGCCGCATTCAAGGCTTACGAGAGTGTGCGTATGCCACGGGCCAAATTTGTCCAGATCCATGGACGTCGACAGGGAGAACTCTTGGATCTGCAGAGACCTGATATAGGGGACGATCTTGAGAAACTAAAGGCTGTTATTGACGTCCCAATCAGAGAGATTTGGAACTGTGATTTGGGTGCAGAGTTGGAGAAGGCATTGACGGCGATGAAGGCAGAGTTGAACAAGGAAGGATCAGAGAAGCGAACAGTTGTATGA
- a CDS encoding alpha/beta hydrolase family domain-containing protein, with amino-acid sequence MSTPLLVLPRPGAAPPDKRRSISAPSESAFIATFGSLMPQASFLQTPNGRAAIYELPPSSSSPADATNAISRVLFVHGIQTSAIGLQPLASALSARFPFAKCVLVDLWGHGLTDTPLVAHDAALFHSLLESVMVHLGWDNAHLVGFSFGASATASFAAAKPERVASMALVAPAGFIRQGEFEELHRSYLRGGEGIEEQAKQWILQLLEGGDLVVPADWKERVAKGEVVAEAVRDWQMKNHEGHVASVVAIFRDGGVLDNDDEFLKAASTGIKTFCILGELDDIVSGKDLLDVGMKDYVVVPQAGHAVIREKVPEVAKLIEEFWKTLE; translated from the coding sequence ATGTCAACTCCTTTATTAGTATTACCGCGTCCCGGTGCTGCGCCGCCTGACAAGAGGCGATCCATATCTGCACCATCTGAAAGCGCCTTCATTGCAACATTTGGCAGTTTAATGCCTCAAGCATCATTTCTGCAAACACCGAATGGAAGAGCCGCAATCTATGAGCTGCCaccctcgtcctcctcgcccgCAGATGCCACAAATGCGATATCCCGCGTCCTCTTTGTGCATGGCATCCAGACCTCTGCAATTGGCTTGCAACCACTAGCAAGCGCTCTCTCTGCACGTTTTCCATTTGCCAAATGCGTACTTGTTGACCTCTGGGGCCATGGGCTCACAGACACCCCACTAGTAGCCCACGATGCAGCTCTATTCCACAGTCTACTGGAATCTGTAATGGTGCACCTCGGATGGGACAACGCTCATTTAGTTGGCTTCTCATTTGGCGCATCAGCAACTGCAAGTTTTGCGGCAGCAAAGCCAGAGCGTGTGGCTTCCATGGCTCTTGTTGCACCTGCAGGTTTCATCCGGCAAGGAGAGTTTGAAGAATTACACAGAAGCTACTTGCGTGGCGGTGAAGGTATAGAAGAGCAGGCGAAACAGTGGATTCTGCAACTCCTAGAGGGCGGAGACCTAGTTGTCCCGGCCGACTGGAAAGAGAGAGTTGCCAAAGGTGAGGTGGTCGCTGAGGCAGTCAGAGACTGGCAAATGAAGAACCATGAGGGTCACGTAGCGAGTGTAGTAGCCATATTCAGAGATGGCGGGGTTTTAGACAATGACGACGAATTTCTGAAAGCAGCGAGCACAGGTATCAAAACTTTCTGTATTCTTGGAGAGTTGGACGATATAGTTAGCGGAAAGGATTTGCTCGACGTTGGGATGAAGGATTATGTGGTCGTACCACAAGCTGGACATGCTGTTATACGAGAAAAGGTTCCAGAGGTCGCCAAGTTAATTGAGGAGTTCTGGAAAACGCTTGAGTAA